The DNA sequence TCGGAAGCCAGCCTACAATGTTCGGGTTTGAAACGGGAGAAACCTTCATCCATTTTCCTTTTTCTTCTAAAAGATATACCTGATCCCCGTACCTTACCTGTACAAGGTCTTTAGCAAAAAAGCCCGAGTCGGATTTTATCCAAGTTTCTTTTATATTCACATACATTTTTTTAGAAGATTTTTCCGCTGTCAGTACTCCCAAAACAGCAAAAAACATAAGCAAACACAATATCTTAGATTTTTTCATAAGAACCTCCTTCTTATATAAAAATTGTATCACAAAAAAAGCCAATTGTCCAGTTTTTATTATCGGTAGTTTTTAGTGAAATTCATTTCCACGGCACATTTCTATGGTGTATTGACAAAACAAATTCCTGCCTGTTGAAAGATTTTTTAAATTTTGATATAATGACCTGTTAAGGTTGTCATTGATTTGAAGACTTATCTAACATCTTAAATCATTATTTTTTTATAGATTATAAACCTTAAGGAGTATGATTATGCACAAAATACTTGAAAAACGGCAATATTCGCCTGAGGTTTTTTATTTGCGCGTAGAAGCACCGGAAATCGCAAAAAACAGACATCCGGGACAGTTTGTAATCGTTCAAATAGATACCAACTTCGGTGAAAGAGTTCCCCTAACAATTGCCGATGCGAACGCCGAAGAAGGCTGGATTGCCCTCGTCATTCAGGCCGTAGGAGCCACAACCATTAAACTTTGCAATAAAAATGTAGGTGATTCTATCGCTGCAATTTTAGGCCCTCTTGGACGCCCCTCCCACATCACAAAGTGCGGAACGGTTGCCTGTGTCTGCGGAGGTATTGGTGTTGCCCCCATGTACCCTATAGCCCAAGCTTTTAAAGAAGCAGGGAACAAACTCATAGTTATCATCGGAGCAAGAAACAAGGACTTAATCGTTTTTGAAGATGAAATGAAAGCTATCGCCGATGAGCTCATCATTACAACAGATGACGGCTCTTATGGAAGAAAGGCCCTTGTAACCGTACCCTTAAAAGAGCTCTGCGAAAGTCAAACGCCTCCCGATGAAGTTTTTGCAATCGGC is a window from the Treponema denticola genome containing:
- a CDS encoding sulfide/dihydroorotate dehydrogenase-like FAD/NAD-binding protein, with product MHKILEKRQYSPEVFYLRVEAPEIAKNRHPGQFVIVQIDTNFGERVPLTIADANAEEGWIALVIQAVGATTIKLCNKNVGDSIAAILGPLGRPSHITKCGTVACVCGGIGVAPMYPIAQAFKEAGNKLIVIIGARNKDLIVFEDEMKAIADELIITTDDGSYGRKALVTVPLKELCESQTPPDEVFAIGPPIMMKFCAETTRPFGIKTTVSLNTIMIDGTGMCGGCRVTVDNQVKFVCVDGPEFDAHKVDFDNMMMRMKAFRGREDQDRHKCKSGIFN